One region of Longimicrobium sp. genomic DNA includes:
- the pabB gene encoding aminodeoxychorismate synthase component I, producing MAAPPVIRFDSLDPQRGARSLRFADFQRVLRAETVDEVRPVLAAVQRAVDAGLHAAGFVAYEAAPAFDPALVTRPPDPRLPLAWFALYARREEVKPAFGDAADVDLGPWRMDISEDEYRDRIERIRFLIAAGDTYQVNFTARLRADVRGDDLAFYERLCLAQRSAFCAFLRLDGFSILSASPELFFHATASDLELRPMKGTRPRGRWPDEDRALAAELAASPKDRAENLMIVDLLRNDAGRVAEFGSVRVERMFQPERYETVHQLTSTVRARLRPGAGLPEIFGALFPCGSVTGAPKVRTMEIIAELEDALRGVYCGAIGFASPGESAFSVAIRTLVLDHATGEVELGVGSGVTFDSDASAEYRECLAKAAFARRAPAGFDLLETLLWEPDGGWYLLDGHLDRLAGSAEYFDFPFDREAVIQSLARAAGTFTSRPMRSRLTLARDGLITVESAPLESSPEPVRVSIALEPVDSHDPLLYHKTTSRALYESRAATRPDCEDVLLVNERGEITECTIANLIVRIGGALWTPPLESGLLPGVLRAELLARGEIRERVIRPDDLVRAEEIWLINSVRRWRRAALVP from the coding sequence GTGGCCGCCCCGCCCGTCATTCGCTTCGATTCGCTGGATCCGCAGCGCGGCGCGCGTTCCCTGCGCTTCGCGGATTTTCAGCGCGTCCTCCGGGCGGAGACCGTCGACGAGGTGCGGCCGGTTCTCGCCGCCGTCCAGCGCGCGGTGGACGCGGGCCTGCACGCCGCCGGATTCGTGGCGTACGAGGCCGCGCCCGCGTTCGACCCCGCCCTCGTCACCCGCCCGCCCGATCCGCGCCTTCCCCTCGCCTGGTTCGCCCTCTACGCCCGGCGCGAAGAGGTGAAGCCGGCGTTCGGTGACGCGGCGGACGTGGATCTAGGTCCGTGGCGGATGGACATTTCGGAGGACGAATATCGCGATCGGATCGAACGCATCCGCTTCCTGATCGCGGCCGGCGACACCTACCAGGTGAACTTCACCGCCCGGCTGCGTGCGGACGTTCGAGGAGACGATCTGGCCTTCTACGAGCGTCTCTGCCTGGCGCAGCGCTCCGCGTTCTGCGCGTTCCTGCGGCTGGACGGCTTCTCCATCCTGTCCGCGTCGCCCGAGCTGTTCTTTCACGCCACGGCTAGCGACCTGGAGCTTCGGCCGATGAAGGGAACCCGGCCGCGCGGCAGGTGGCCGGACGAGGACCGCGCGCTCGCCGCGGAGCTGGCTGCCTCGCCCAAGGACCGCGCCGAGAACCTGATGATCGTCGACCTGCTGCGGAACGACGCCGGCCGGGTGGCCGAGTTCGGCAGCGTGCGCGTGGAGCGGATGTTTCAGCCCGAGCGATACGAGACGGTGCATCAGCTTACCTCCACCGTACGCGCACGGCTGCGGCCCGGCGCGGGGCTCCCGGAGATCTTCGGCGCGCTGTTTCCCTGCGGATCCGTAACTGGCGCGCCCAAGGTGCGGACGATGGAGATCATCGCCGAGCTGGAGGATGCGCTCCGTGGCGTGTACTGCGGCGCCATCGGCTTCGCGTCGCCCGGGGAGTCGGCGTTCAGTGTGGCGATCCGCACGCTGGTGCTCGATCACGCCACCGGTGAGGTGGAACTGGGTGTCGGCAGCGGGGTGACGTTCGATTCCGACGCATCCGCCGAATACCGCGAGTGCCTGGCGAAGGCCGCTTTCGCCCGCCGCGCGCCCGCCGGGTTCGACCTGCTCGAAACGCTGCTGTGGGAGCCGGACGGCGGATGGTACCTGCTGGACGGCCATCTCGATCGGCTCGCCGGCTCCGCGGAGTACTTCGACTTCCCGTTCGATCGCGAGGCGGTGATCCAGTCCCTGGCCCGCGCCGCGGGTACGTTCACGAGTCGCCCGATGCGGTCTCGCCTGACGCTCGCCCGCGACGGGCTGATTACCGTCGAAAGCGCGCCGCTGGAGTCATCACCCGAGCCCGTCCGCGTTTCGATTGCGCTGGAGCCGGTCGACAGCCACGATCCGCTGCTGTACCACAAGACCACGAGCCGCGCGTTGTACGAGAGCCGAGCGGCCACGCGACCCGACTGCGAAGACGTGCTGCTGGTGAACGAGCGCGGCGAGATCACCGAATGCACGATCGCGAACCTCATCGTCCGCATCGGTGGCGCGCTTTGGACGCCCCCGCTGGAGAGCGGCCTGCTTCCCGGCGTATTGCGCGCGGAGTTGCTGGCGCGCGGCGAGATCCGCGAGCGCGTCATCCGCCCGGACGACCTCGTCCGCGCCGAGGAAATCTGGCTGATCAACTCCGTCCGCCGCTGGCGCCGGGCGGCCCTTGTCCCGTAA
- a CDS encoding peptide MFS transporter, with product MSKRLSPQYGGGGTLADDPMRGHASQDTRFFGHPLGLSTLFFTEMWERFSFYGLRPLLVLFMTAAVTSGGFGFERGEASAIVGIYGSLVYLASLPGGWVADRLLGLRRAIFVGAALITAGHFSIGLSYFGGEGTLGKSMFFLGLLLIVCGTGLLKPNISAIVGDLYPEGGSRRDAGFSVFYMGINLGAFAGQLITGYLGEEVGWHAGFTAAGVGMLLGLLWYWLRAQKTLGDIGNEPTRHPDPVVQARQERTVKGVISGIGIAIAIVFILGATKTIHLNAQAIGGYMTYVLVGTAAVYFGYIFIFGELNRDEVKRVAVIMVLFIFAAIFWSAFEQAPTSLNLFAADFTDRNIGGWEMPATWFQAINSFFVIALAPVFAALWLTLGRRNRDFSSPGKFSLGLFFAGLGFLMMIFAANKVVAGGGQVLVSPWWLVGSYFFQTVGELCLSPVGLSSMTKLSPRKFVGQMMGIWFLASSVGTLIGGLVGGHVDPEKLEQMPRLFTVTTASLFIAAAVLALLSIPIRRMMREEGGAAGAH from the coding sequence ATGAGCAAGCGACTCTCACCCCAGTACGGCGGCGGCGGAACCCTCGCCGACGACCCGATGCGCGGCCACGCCTCGCAGGACACCCGGTTCTTCGGGCATCCGCTCGGCCTGTCGACGCTGTTCTTCACCGAGATGTGGGAGCGGTTCTCGTTCTACGGCCTGCGCCCGCTGCTGGTGCTGTTCATGACGGCGGCGGTCACCAGCGGGGGCTTCGGCTTCGAGCGCGGCGAGGCGTCGGCCATCGTGGGGATCTACGGCTCGCTGGTGTACCTGGCGTCGCTGCCGGGCGGATGGGTGGCCGACCGGCTGCTGGGGCTGCGCCGCGCCATCTTCGTGGGGGCGGCGCTGATCACGGCGGGCCACTTTTCCATCGGCCTGTCGTACTTCGGCGGGGAGGGCACGCTGGGCAAGTCGATGTTCTTCCTGGGCCTGCTGCTGATCGTCTGCGGCACCGGCCTGCTGAAGCCCAACATCTCGGCGATCGTGGGCGACCTGTACCCCGAGGGCGGATCGCGGCGCGACGCGGGGTTCAGCGTTTTCTACATGGGCATCAACCTGGGTGCCTTCGCCGGCCAGCTGATCACCGGCTACCTGGGCGAGGAAGTGGGCTGGCACGCGGGCTTCACGGCCGCGGGCGTGGGCATGCTCTTGGGCCTGCTGTGGTACTGGCTGCGCGCGCAGAAGACGCTGGGCGACATCGGCAACGAGCCCACGCGCCACCCGGACCCGGTGGTGCAGGCCCGGCAGGAGCGCACGGTCAAGGGCGTCATCAGCGGCATCGGCATCGCCATCGCCATCGTGTTCATCCTGGGCGCCACCAAGACGATCCACCTGAACGCGCAGGCGATCGGTGGATACATGACGTACGTGCTGGTGGGCACCGCGGCCGTCTACTTCGGCTACATCTTCATCTTCGGCGAGCTGAATCGCGACGAGGTGAAGCGGGTGGCGGTGATCATGGTGCTGTTCATCTTCGCGGCGATCTTCTGGAGCGCCTTCGAGCAGGCGCCCACCTCGCTGAACCTGTTCGCGGCCGACTTCACGGACCGCAACATCGGCGGCTGGGAGATGCCTGCGACCTGGTTCCAGGCCATCAACTCGTTCTTCGTCATCGCGCTGGCGCCGGTGTTCGCCGCGCTCTGGCTGACCCTGGGCCGCCGCAACCGCGACTTCTCCAGCCCCGGCAAGTTCTCGCTGGGCCTGTTCTTCGCCGGCCTGGGCTTCTTGATGATGATCTTCGCGGCCAACAAGGTGGTGGCCGGCGGCGGGCAGGTGCTGGTTTCGCCCTGGTGGCTGGTGGGCAGCTACTTCTTCCAGACCGTCGGCGAGCTGTGCCTGAGCCCGGTGGGCCTGTCGTCGATGACCAAGCTGTCGCCGCGCAAGTTCGTGGGGCAGATGATGGGAATCTGGTTCCTGGCGTCTTCCGTGGGCACGCTGATCGGCGGCCTGGTGGGCGGCCA
- a CDS encoding inositol monophosphatase family protein yields MDTGPFAAELAVALDAAAGAAALITARGGAAEVREKGRADLVTAVDEAAERLVAERILAAFPGDTVVGEELSSTHVHRGRRWYVDPVDGTTNFVHGHPFVCTSIGFADDDGMAVAVIHAPLLGEVYHAARGGGAFLNGAPIRVSDVTDARRALLATGFPFKSGKGNLDAYMRLVADAVRGTHDVRRAGSAALDLAFVAAGKVEGFFEVGLSPWDVAAGMLLVHEAGGRVTGWPGDAHEPLVTGRALASNGAIHGWLSALAAAHVEAIGRA; encoded by the coding sequence ATGGATACGGGGCCGTTCGCGGCCGAGCTGGCGGTGGCGCTGGATGCGGCGGCGGGCGCGGCGGCATTGATCACCGCGCGGGGCGGTGCGGCCGAGGTGCGCGAAAAGGGCAGGGCAGACCTGGTGACGGCGGTGGACGAAGCTGCCGAGCGCCTGGTCGCGGAGCGCATCCTGGCCGCCTTTCCGGGCGACACCGTCGTGGGCGAGGAGCTGTCGTCGACCCACGTGCACAGGGGCCGGCGCTGGTACGTGGACCCGGTGGATGGAACGACGAACTTCGTCCACGGCCATCCGTTCGTGTGCACCAGCATCGGCTTCGCGGACGACGATGGCATGGCCGTAGCCGTCATCCACGCGCCGCTGCTGGGCGAAGTGTACCACGCCGCGCGCGGGGGCGGCGCTTTTCTGAACGGCGCGCCGATCCGCGTATCCGATGTGACGGACGCGCGGCGGGCACTGCTGGCGACGGGGTTTCCGTTCAAGAGCGGCAAGGGAAACCTTGACGCGTACATGCGGCTGGTGGCGGATGCGGTGCGCGGCACCCACGACGTCCGCCGGGCCGGCAGCGCGGCGCTGGACCTGGCGTTCGTGGCCGCGGGAAAGGTGGAAGGCTTCTTCGAGGTGGGCCTGTCGCCATGGGACGTGGCCGCGGGAATGCTGCTGGTGCACGAGGCCGGGGGACGCGTCACCGGCTGGCCGGGTGATGCTCACGAGCCGCTGGTCACCGGCCGCGCCCTGGCGAGCAACGGCGCGATCCACGGCTGGCTGTCGGCGCTGGCGGCGGCGCACGTGGAGGCGATCGGCCGGGCATAG
- a CDS encoding TonB-dependent receptor, with product MSARFTFLIALPLLTALLAPADARAQTAPDSVTVSLTVTSGGNPISAAEVRVESRSWRTDPAGRADLRLLPGRHRLNVSAEALEPASVAINTHRDTTITVALAPAEDEHEHEAEELEAVIVTATRSEQRIEDAPVRVEVLAREEVEEKMMMTPGDVSMMLNETSGLRVQTTSPSLGGANVRVQGLRGRYTQVLSDGLPLYGGQSGSLGLLQIPPMDLGQVEVIKGAASALYGASALGGVVNLVSRRPADDRELLLNATTLGGADAVLWSSGALSGRWGYTFLGGAHGQRTADVDGDRWADLPSYARGVVRPRLFWDDGQGRSLFVTVGATAEDRNGGGEIPGGARFAEELRTRRADAGLVARWLTGGALLNVRASAMGQRHDHRFGEVRERDRHATWFGEGSAAWTRGAHTLVVGAALQREAYAARDVPGFDYTFAIPSLFAQDDWHPAEWLGVTASGRVDRHSEYGTFVSPRVSALVRPGAGWNVRASAGGGYYAPTPFTEETEAIGLAPLRPLEGLKAERARGASLDVGRTLGDLELNASVFGSVVDDALQLVVPELTTDLGLVNVPGETRTWGTEALLRYHREPWHVTATHTYVRATEPQFRTSERRTVPLTPRHQSGLVAMWEAEGRGRLGLELYYTGLQSLEDNPYRDQSRPYLVVGMLAERTIGRARVFVNGENLLDARQTRWQPLVLPARSAERRWTTDAWAPLEGRVINAGVRLSW from the coding sequence ATGTCCGCTCGCTTCACGTTCCTGATCGCCCTCCCCCTGCTCACGGCTCTGCTCGCCCCGGCGGACGCGCGCGCGCAGACGGCGCCGGACTCCGTTACGGTTTCCCTCACCGTCACCTCCGGCGGCAACCCCATCTCCGCCGCGGAGGTGCGGGTCGAGAGCCGCTCGTGGCGAACGGACCCGGCCGGGCGCGCAGATCTTCGCCTGCTCCCCGGCCGCCACCGCCTGAACGTTTCCGCCGAAGCCCTCGAGCCCGCGTCGGTGGCCATCAACACCCATCGCGACACGACCATAACCGTCGCCCTCGCCCCGGCCGAGGACGAGCACGAACACGAGGCCGAAGAGCTGGAGGCGGTGATCGTGACCGCCACCCGCAGTGAGCAGCGCATCGAGGATGCGCCGGTTCGCGTGGAGGTGCTGGCGCGCGAGGAGGTGGAGGAGAAGATGATGATGACGCCCGGCGACGTTTCGATGATGCTCAACGAAACGAGCGGGCTGCGGGTGCAGACCACCTCGCCTTCGCTGGGCGGCGCCAACGTCCGGGTGCAGGGGCTGCGCGGGCGGTACACGCAGGTGCTCTCGGACGGGCTGCCGCTGTACGGGGGCCAGAGCGGGTCGCTGGGCCTGCTGCAGATTCCGCCGATGGACCTGGGGCAGGTGGAGGTGATCAAGGGCGCGGCGTCGGCGCTGTACGGCGCGTCCGCGCTTGGCGGCGTGGTGAACCTCGTTTCGCGCCGCCCGGCGGACGATCGCGAGCTCCTGCTGAACGCCACCACGCTGGGCGGGGCGGATGCGGTGCTCTGGTCGTCCGGCGCGCTGAGCGGTCGCTGGGGCTACACCTTCCTGGGCGGGGCGCACGGGCAGCGGACGGCGGACGTGGACGGCGACCGCTGGGCAGATCTTCCCTCGTACGCCCGCGGCGTGGTGCGCCCGCGGCTGTTCTGGGACGACGGGCAGGGCCGCTCGCTCTTCGTCACCGTCGGCGCGACGGCCGAGGACCGAAACGGTGGCGGGGAGATCCCCGGCGGGGCGCGCTTCGCCGAAGAGCTGCGCACGCGCCGGGCAGACGCGGGCCTCGTCGCCCGCTGGCTCACCGGTGGCGCCCTGCTGAACGTCCGCGCGTCGGCGATGGGGCAGCGGCACGACCACCGCTTCGGCGAGGTGCGCGAGCGCGACCGGCACGCCACCTGGTTCGGCGAGGGATCGGCGGCGTGGACGCGGGGCGCGCACACGCTCGTCGTGGGCGCGGCCCTGCAGCGCGAGGCGTACGCCGCGCGCGACGTGCCCGGCTTCGACTACACGTTCGCCATCCCCTCCCTGTTCGCGCAGGACGACTGGCACCCTGCCGAGTGGCTCGGCGTAACGGCCAGCGGCCGCGTGGACCGGCACAGCGAGTATGGCACCTTCGTCAGCCCGCGCGTCTCCGCGCTGGTGCGTCCAGGCGCGGGGTGGAACGTCCGCGCGTCCGCGGGCGGCGGCTACTACGCGCCGACGCCGTTCACGGAAGAGACGGAGGCGATCGGCCTGGCGCCCCTGCGGCCGCTGGAGGGGTTGAAGGCCGAGCGAGCCCGGGGCGCCTCGCTGGACGTCGGCCGGACGCTCGGCGACCTGGAGCTGAACGCGAGCGTGTTCGGGTCCGTCGTCGACGATGCGCTTCAGCTCGTGGTCCCGGAGCTGACGACGGACCTGGGGCTGGTGAACGTCCCCGGCGAAACCCGCACGTGGGGAACGGAGGCGCTGCTGCGGTACCATCGCGAGCCGTGGCACGTAACGGCCACGCACACCTACGTGCGCGCCACCGAGCCGCAGTTCCGGACGAGCGAACGGCGCACTGTGCCGCTCACACCGCGGCACCAGTCGGGGCTGGTGGCCATGTGGGAAGCGGAGGGGCGGGGAAGGCTCGGGCTGGAGCTGTACTACACGGGTCTGCAGTCGCTGGAGGACAACCCGTATCGCGACCAGAGCCGGCCGTACCTGGTCGTCGGGATGCTGGCGGAGCGCACAATCGGCCGTGCGCGCGTGTTCGTGAACGGCGAGAACCTGCTGGATGCGCGGCAGACGCGGTGGCAGCCGCTCGTGCTCCCCGCGCGCTCCGCCGAGCGCCGCTGGACGACGGACGCCTGGGCGCCGCTGGAGGGCCGCGTCATCAACGCGGGCGTGCGGCTCTCCTGGTAG
- a CDS encoding OsmC family protein, producing MPEGVPAEYPIEVVWEGGMRYRGGRAGGATLTVDGDAQAAPSPVDALVIALASCSAIDVVDYLEKRRTPASSLSVSVRFSRAPNPPRRLTEAVLTYRLASDSPREHVERAVQLSFEKYCSVAGSLAPDTRLDYEIELSPAAG from the coding sequence ATGCCCGAGGGAGTGCCCGCGGAGTACCCGATCGAGGTGGTGTGGGAGGGCGGCATGCGTTACCGCGGCGGGCGCGCCGGCGGGGCGACGCTCACGGTGGACGGTGACGCGCAGGCGGCGCCCAGCCCGGTGGACGCGCTGGTGATCGCGCTCGCCTCCTGTTCCGCCATCGACGTGGTGGATTACTTGGAGAAGCGCCGCACGCCCGCGTCGTCGCTGTCGGTTTCGGTGCGCTTCTCCCGCGCGCCCAATCCGCCGCGCCGGCTGACGGAGGCCGTGCTCACCTATCGCCTCGCGTCCGATTCGCCCCGCGAACACGTGGAGCGCGCGGTGCAGCTCTCGTTCGAGAAGTACTGTTCCGTCGCAGGCTCGCTGGCGCCCGACACGCGGCTGGACTACGAGATCGAGCTGAGCCCCGCCGCCGGCTGA
- a CDS encoding carboxypeptidase-like regulatory domain-containing protein: protein MAERRAVLPFLIGFTVLAGAAACIPIPNTVTLSPAIEGRYIHDDRTPIPGARVLLSTADNDSTCARPAVSAVTDGEGRFQLAATTRREQVILVIPNFDRMFCYQICGGRSEPLHRAERRCEMHSVDASQEVRCVEYPASAQRDSVRLACYQTARENDEA from the coding sequence ATGGCTGAACGACGTGCGGTTCTTCCATTTCTCATCGGCTTCACCGTGCTGGCCGGTGCCGCCGCTTGCATCCCCATCCCCAATACCGTGACGCTCTCTCCGGCCATCGAGGGGCGGTACATTCACGATGACCGTACCCCGATCCCGGGCGCGCGGGTTCTGCTCTCCACCGCGGACAACGACTCCACGTGCGCCCGCCCCGCCGTGAGCGCCGTCACGGACGGGGAGGGCCGCTTTCAACTGGCGGCGACCACGCGGAGGGAACAGGTGATCCTGGTGATCCCAAACTTCGATCGCATGTTCTGCTATCAGATCTGCGGAGGCAGATCGGAGCCTCTCCATCGCGCCGAGCGCAGGTGCGAGATGCACTCGGTGGACGCGAGCCAGGAGGTGCGCTGCGTGGAGTACCCGGCGTCCGCACAACGGGACAGCGTCCGTCTTGCCTGCTACCAGACCGCACGAGAGAACGACGAAGCCTGA